TGTGAGGAGGGGCTATATCAATTTTTTCCATTGCTTCTATCGCGTTAATGACTAATTCATGTAACACAAATCTCATTTCTCTACTAAAGGGAATCGTATAAATATTTGTGTAGTTTTCCATGACCGTATCTATAAAATGAACTGCTTCCAAATTAGCTTGAACACGCAGTGAAAATTCCATTACCAATCACCTAACTTGTATTTGAAATTACTTTTATGTTTTCGCTTATTTGCAATATCCAGTCAATGATTGAAGAAAATGTAAGTCATCGCCTCCTACTTAAGAGACCTTAAGGCTATTAACGACTATCCCTATTGAAACATATGACCATTCATAGAAAGATGTAAAATGTATAGAAAAAGTAAGATTATTTGATTAGTCGGAAATGTAAGTGGGTGAGAAATTGTACCCATTTTTTATTTATTTAGTAGACATGTAGATGGTCCTGTAATCAAAAAGGTTGATAACATTGCCTATATAATTAATGATGAGAATTTATCTAATTATAAAATCAAAAATTTCGTAGTTATACATGTCTTTAGGAAAAACAAGTACTAGTAAATCTATGTATTGCACTAAGTTGGGTTCATTGAAAGGAGACGATGATTGTCTCGAAGTAATGGCGATGACTAACATCTTTTATCTGGAACTTGCGAAGTTTGGCTTAACTTGGTAGTTTAAGACCGTTTGAATAGAAGTTTAAATAGATGGAATCAAAAGGTCTATATCCACCGACGATATTATTATAAAAGTTGCTTTCAAATCAATCAATAGAAATTGGTGATTTTCCATTTAATAAATAGGCCAAATATCCTGCTAAATAATAGGGAGAACATATTTCGCTTATAATTTACCACTAAAAAATAAAAAACACAAGACTTAAGTTCTATTTAATTTTAAAATTTATAATCAATTAGTTGTATTTCTTGACAGATGGCGTTACTTATAGACTGTTTTTGAATATTCTTACTAGTCATTTTGTTCTGTCGCTTTCTCTAAATCGTTATTTATCTTCTATGCATCGAAAAAAAAGATAAAATCATTCGAAAAAAACAATGTAATAAAACATTACATGCCCATTGCGTTTGTTAGTTGTTATAGTGTAATTTAAAAGCAGTTCTAAAAAACGGATGTTAAGAAAAATGACAAATTGGAGTGGTGAAGAATGAAACATCATACTAGAGATGATATTATCCGCATGGTGAAAGAGGAAAATGTGAAATTTATTCGCCTACAATTTACTGATATATTGGGCTCAATCAAGAATGTAGAAATACCAGTTAGTCAGTTAGCTAAGGCATTAGACAATAAAGTTATGTTTGATGGTTCCTCGATTGAAGGATTTGTTCGTATTGAGGAATCTGATATGTATTTACGCCCTGATCTTGATACATTCGTAATCTTCCCGTGGACGGCTGAAAGAGGCAAGGTAGCACGCTTTATATGTGATATTGCACGACCAGACGGTACAGCATTTGAGGGCGATCCACGCTCTAACTTGAAGCGCGTCTTAAAAGAAATGGAAGAATTGGGCTTTACTTCTTTTAACCTTGGACCAGAACCGGAATTTTTCTTATTTAAACTAGATGAAAAAGGTCATCCAACACTGGAATTAAATGATAGCGGAGGGTATTTCGATTTAGCACCGACGGATTTAGGTGAAAACTGTCGACGGGATATTGTGCTGGAGCTAGAGGGCATGGGTTTTGAAATTGAAGCGTCCCATCATGAAGTGGCACCGGGTCAGCATGAAATTGACTTTAAATATGCCAGTGCCATTGAAGCATGTGATAACATTCAAACGTTTAAACTAGTTGTTAAAACGGTAGCAGCTCAACACGGCTTGCATGCAACTTTTATGCCGAAACCTTTATTTGGAGTGAATGGTTCAGGAATGCACTTTAATTTGTCATTATTTGAAGGAGAAAATAATGTCTTCTATGATGAACATGCAGAATTGCAATTAAGTCAAACGGCACGTAGTTTTATGGCAGGGATTATGAAGCATGTGCACGGCTTTACAGCAGTAACGAATCCATTAGTCAATTCCTACAAACGTTTAGTGCCTGGCTATGAGGCGCCATGTTACGTAGCTTGGTCAGCACAAAATCGTTCACCGCTTATTCGTATCCCTGCGGCACGAGGACTTTCTACACGTATTGAGTTGCGTTCTGTTGATCCAGCAGCCAACCCATACTTAGCAATGGCAGTTATTTTAGCCTCTGGGCTCGATGGGATTCGCAAAGGCTTAACACCACCAGACGCTGTGGACCGAAATATTTATAAAATGAATCGTGTAGAGCGTGAAATGAATGGCATCGATAGTTTACCATCTTCATTAGAATATGCACTGATAGAACTAGAAATGGACCATATAGTTCGTGACGCACTAGGCATTCATATTTTTGAAAAGTTCACAGCAGCGAAAGAAATTGAATGGAACAAATACCGCATACGCGTCCACGACTGGGAACGCGATGAATATATAACAATGTACTAACAAAGAAGTGTTGGGGCTGTAAGGCTCCGACACTTCTTTTATTTTTTTGCCCACATGGGTTTGTTTTGCTGTCCACAAATTGCCCACAAGAATTATTTTTATTTTTGTTGCTCCATATATTTATCGAAACTCTCGATAGACTTTTGTTTAATATTTTCTGATAAATGTGCATAAATATTCATAGTTGTCATTATGGACTCGTGCCCTAATCTTTCGGAAATCGACTTCATATCCCATCCAGCTTCCATCAACATAACAGTGTGAGTATGACGGGTAGAGTGAATCGGAAGTTTTTCTATACCAACATGTTCAAGTGCTGATTTAAATATATTGTACAGCGTAGAACGGGGCAGTGGCGAGCCGTCATCACGAGCAAAAATAAAGATTCAATTCATGGTTGTATAAAGCACCAACTAACATTTTTTGTTCTGTACGATACTTTATAAATGTTTTCAATTTTTGCATGTATTTAGTTCGCATATGGATATCCCGAGTAGATGCAGCTGTTTTGGGCGAACCTAATATCTCATCTTCATCTTCTGGATGAAAGTTAAGCGTCTGATCTACTTTTAATGAATTATTTCGCCAATCTATATCATCCAATCGAAGTGCAGCACATTCACCTTTTCGCATCCCACTTTCAAAAAGCGTTTCAAAAAATAAGCCATACGTATAGTCTCGTTTGTAAATGTAAGCTAGTATTTCTTGTACATACTTTGGCTCAACAAATTTTAGTTTTTTGGTCGGCAATTTCTTCATAACTACATGTTCACA
This DNA window, taken from Lysinibacillus sp. FSL M8-0337, encodes the following:
- the glnA gene encoding type I glutamate--ammonia ligase, giving the protein MKHHTRDDIIRMVKEENVKFIRLQFTDILGSIKNVEIPVSQLAKALDNKVMFDGSSIEGFVRIEESDMYLRPDLDTFVIFPWTAERGKVARFICDIARPDGTAFEGDPRSNLKRVLKEMEELGFTSFNLGPEPEFFLFKLDEKGHPTLELNDSGGYFDLAPTDLGENCRRDIVLELEGMGFEIEASHHEVAPGQHEIDFKYASAIEACDNIQTFKLVVKTVAAQHGLHATFMPKPLFGVNGSGMHFNLSLFEGENNVFYDEHAELQLSQTARSFMAGIMKHVHGFTAVTNPLVNSYKRLVPGYEAPCYVAWSAQNRSPLIRIPAARGLSTRIELRSVDPAANPYLAMAVILASGLDGIRKGLTPPDAVDRNIYKMNRVEREMNGIDSLPSSLEYALIELEMDHIVRDALGIHIFEKFTAAKEIEWNKYRIRVHDWERDEYITMY